From the Borrelia puertoricensis genome, one window contains:
- a CDS encoding dicarboxylate/amino acid:cation symporter gives MNTKVKFSLIMPIGILLGLFFPSEAYNTLSHIFIRLAYLSLIPFLIFSIPLGIENIIENKKFRKLFGKTIYYGILVNIIGIIISIVVATIYLPQRIPILDKNIQNIYTFDQTAFLETFFPKNIFMILTNNNPNLLSIYVVSIIIGASFYYAKQKGRIARELILSFSNLFYHANGIVVKILHFGIIFITAAYTTNLKNFKNYQYYIDSIISLSLWTIIIILIIIPMISYRLTKNLKLSYKNILISIQNIIFAGLTMDAYAPYSVLIEDIKNERINIKKSIITNIPIINFISKSGTIFISTISFFIILKSYSSLPISIYEISYMSTLAFLFIFAFPHIPNSLIYIITMLCSTYTKGIELSYSNIIPILPILTSLALMIDFTSNIAIIQIIDFNELKDT, from the coding sequence ATGAATACAAAAGTAAAATTTTCTCTAATTATGCCTATTGGAATATTGCTTGGATTATTTTTTCCCTCTGAAGCTTACAACACACTCTCACACATTTTCATAAGATTAGCCTATCTCTCCTTAATTCCTTTTTTAATATTTTCAATCCCACTTGGTATAGAAAACATTATTGAAAATAAAAAATTCAGAAAATTATTTGGAAAAACAATCTATTACGGAATCTTAGTTAACATTATAGGAATAATCATATCAATTGTAGTCGCAACAATATATTTACCACAAAGAATACCAATATTAGACAAAAATATTCAAAATATATATACATTTGATCAAACAGCATTTCTTGAAACATTTTTCCCAAAAAATATTTTTATGATACTTACAAATAATAATCCAAATCTTTTAAGTATTTATGTCGTCTCAATAATTATTGGTGCTAGTTTTTATTATGCAAAACAAAAGGGAAGAATTGCTAGAGAACTTATTTTAAGCTTTTCAAATCTTTTTTATCATGCAAACGGGATAGTTGTTAAAATATTACACTTTGGGATTATTTTTATTACAGCAGCATATACTACTAACTTAAAAAATTTCAAAAATTATCAATACTACATAGATAGCATAATCTCTTTATCTTTATGGACAATCATTATTATCCTAATAATAATTCCAATGATTAGCTATAGATTAACCAAAAATCTTAAATTATCATATAAGAACATACTAATATCCATCCAAAATATAATATTTGCAGGTTTAACAATGGATGCTTATGCCCCTTATTCTGTTTTAATAGAAGATATTAAAAATGAAAGAATAAATATAAAAAAATCGATAATCACAAACATACCAATAATTAACTTTATATCTAAATCTGGAACAATTTTTATTTCAACAATCTCATTTTTTATTATTTTAAAATCTTACTCTAGTTTGCCTATATCAATTTACGAAATAAGTTATATGAGCACATTGGCATTTCTTTTTATTTTCGCATTCCCACACATACCAAACAGTTTAATTTACATAATTACAATGCTATGCTCAACTTATACAAAAGGAATTGAACTTAGCTACTCTAACATAATTCCAATACTTCCAATTTTAACATCTCTAGCTTTAATGATCGATTTCACCTCCAACATTGCAATAATACAAATAATAGATTTCAACGAATTAAAAGATACCTAA
- the proS gene encoding proline--tRNA ligase, with protein sequence MDNFISSKEEEFSKWYLDIVRKAKLVDYSPVKGCMVIMPYGYAIWERIKSILDNKFKETGHENAYFPLLIPYEFLEREKEHVKGFSPELAIITTAGGEELAEPLVLRPTSETIIWNMYSKWIKSYRDLPVKINQWANIIRWEKRTRPFLRTTEFLWQEGHTAHETAKEALEETLFILNLYKRFIEDYLAIPVFCGQKTEREKFAGAVSTYTIEALMQDKKALQAGTSHYLGLNFAKAFDVKFQNREGKMDYVFATSWGVSTRLIGALIMVHSDSKGLVLPPKIAPIEIIIVPIFKRDAEVNKKILEYSTTILNILKEAKFRVELDRDFKNSPGFRFAAVELKGIPIRIEVGSNDILMDCVTVARRDQDKNSKYQMSVKELPSKMRHELETMQCELFNRALEFRNLHTKEIIGFKENDYDTFKTYINEYLGFVLSSWCGNGVCEDSIKNDTKATIRCIPEDFQNRPLNNLTCIYCNTAAKHLVLFARSY encoded by the coding sequence ATGGATAATTTTATTTCTTCAAAGGAAGAGGAATTTTCTAAGTGGTATTTAGATATAGTACGAAAGGCAAAACTTGTTGATTATAGTCCTGTTAAAGGTTGTATGGTTATTATGCCTTATGGATATGCTATTTGGGAGCGAATTAAGAGCATACTTGATAATAAATTTAAGGAGACAGGACATGAGAATGCATATTTTCCATTGCTTATTCCTTATGAGTTTTTGGAGAGAGAAAAAGAACATGTTAAGGGATTTTCACCGGAACTTGCTATTATAACAACTGCTGGTGGTGAGGAATTAGCAGAGCCTTTGGTTTTAAGACCTACTTCTGAGACAATTATTTGGAACATGTATAGCAAATGGATAAAATCTTATAGAGATTTGCCTGTTAAAATAAATCAGTGGGCAAATATTATCCGTTGGGAAAAAAGAACAAGACCATTCCTTCGTACCACTGAATTTTTATGGCAAGAAGGTCATACTGCACATGAAACTGCTAAAGAGGCTTTGGAAGAGACTTTGTTTATTTTAAACCTTTATAAACGGTTTATTGAAGATTACTTAGCTATTCCTGTATTTTGTGGACAAAAGACAGAAAGGGAAAAATTTGCAGGTGCTGTGTCTACTTACACAATTGAAGCATTAATGCAAGATAAGAAAGCTTTACAAGCAGGAACATCTCATTATTTGGGATTAAATTTTGCTAAGGCTTTTGATGTTAAGTTCCAAAATAGGGAAGGTAAGATGGATTATGTTTTTGCTACTAGTTGGGGAGTGTCGACTAGGTTAATTGGGGCATTGATTATGGTTCATTCTGATAGTAAGGGTTTAGTATTGCCACCAAAAATAGCACCCATTGAAATTATTATTGTTCCTATTTTTAAAAGAGATGCTGAAGTTAATAAAAAAATTCTTGAGTATTCTACTACTATTCTTAATATTTTAAAAGAAGCAAAGTTTAGAGTTGAGCTTGATAGAGATTTTAAAAATTCTCCAGGATTTAGATTTGCTGCTGTGGAACTTAAAGGAATTCCAATACGTATTGAGGTAGGTTCTAATGATATTCTTATGGACTGTGTCACTGTTGCAAGAAGGGATCAAGATAAAAACTCTAAGTATCAAATGTCAGTTAAAGAGTTGCCATCGAAAATGAGACATGAGCTTGAAACTATGCAATGTGAATTATTTAATAGAGCATTAGAGTTTAGAAATTTGCATACCAAAGAAATTATTGGGTTTAAAGAGAATGACTATGATACTTTTAAGACTTATATCAATGAGTATTTAGGGTTTGTACTCTCTTCATGGTGTGGAAATGGAGTGTGTGAAGATAGTATTAAAAATGATACAAAAGCTACAATACGATGCATTCCTGAAGATTTTCAAAATAGGCCTTTAAATAATCTAACTTGTATTTATTGCAATACAGCAGCCAAGCATCTTGTTTTATTTGCAAGATCTTATTAA
- a CDS encoding BAPKO_0422 family outer member beta-barrel protein encodes MKTLLKLIMIFLTSLSVATTIDTLNLNKILNKQQNQFKSFGIGFGIGNPITNIIINFPYVDIDIGYGGFNGLHPNNFIPYIVLGTDILFKEEIYQSITLTGGLGIGIDLSQIKPNEQNASNIKQESTQDKQEKFAITSSNNRLGIVFRLPIILEYSFLTKVVIGFKAITTIGGTMIFKPTSMEGIRFGFFGFGFIKIYI; translated from the coding sequence ATGAAGACATTATTAAAACTGATTATGATTTTTTTAACAAGTTTATCTGTTGCGACAACGATTGATACATTAAATCTTAACAAGATATTGAATAAGCAACAAAACCAATTTAAATCATTTGGAATAGGATTTGGAATTGGAAACCCTATAACTAACATCATAATTAATTTCCCATATGTAGACATAGATATTGGATATGGGGGCTTCAATGGATTACATCCTAACAATTTCATACCTTATATTGTTCTTGGAACTGATATCCTATTTAAAGAAGAAATTTATCAAAGTATAACGCTCACCGGTGGGCTTGGCATAGGTATCGACTTGTCTCAAATAAAACCAAACGAACAAAATGCTTCAAACATAAAACAAGAAAGTACTCAAGACAAACAAGAAAAATTTGCAATAACATCATCTAACAATAGGTTAGGAATTGTGTTTAGACTTCCTATTATATTAGAATACAGTTTTTTGACAAAGGTTGTAATAGGTTTCAAAGCTATAACAACAATTGGTGGAACAATGATATTTAAACCCACATCAATGGAAGGAATAAGATTTGGATTTTTTGGTTTTGGATTCATAAAAATATACATTTAA
- a CDS encoding DUF3996 domain-containing protein, protein MKNNTQKIFILLLIFNLQHFAFSKSNNNYFIKCKQEDDGETCITHDKPILEEPKPILEEPKPILEEPKPILEEPKPILEEPKPILEEPKPILEEPKPILEEPKPILEEPKPILEEPKPILEEPKPHIITNFYAMKREKNPYSFAAGIGTGNPLINLLISVPYVDIELGYGSFLYFNPTNFKPYNLIAIDLIFKQQIGEYLIVGGGFGIGTDWSQANLTSPGTTQPSPYDRIGIVTRLPLSIEHKITKNLSLGFKVYPTLGPTIFLTKPKIVFEGIRFKFFAIGFIRVLM, encoded by the coding sequence ATGAAAAACAATACTCAAAAAATATTTATATTATTGTTAATATTTAATTTACAACATTTTGCGTTCTCTAAATCTAACAATAATTATTTCATCAAATGCAAACAAGAAGATGACGGAGAAACCTGCATCACACATGATAAACCTATTCTTGAAGAGCCTAAACCTATTCTTGAAGAGCCTAAACCTATTCTTGAAGAGCCTAAACCTATTCTTGAAGAGCCTAAACCTATTCTTGAAGAGCCTAAACCTATTCTTGAAGAGCCTAAACCTATTCTTGAAGAGCCTAAACCTATTCTTGAAGAGCCTAAACCTATTCTTGAAGAGCCTAAACCTATTCTTGAAGAGCCTAAACCTATTCTTGAAGAGCCTAAACCACACATCATTACAAATTTTTACGCAATGAAAAGGGAAAAAAATCCTTACTCATTTGCAGCGGGAATAGGAACTGGAAATCCTCTTATCAATCTTTTAATCTCAGTTCCATATGTAGACATAGAGCTTGGATATGGTAGTTTCTTATACTTTAATCCTACAAATTTTAAACCTTACAATTTAATTGCCATCGATCTAATTTTTAAACAACAAATAGGAGAATATTTAATAGTTGGAGGAGGTTTTGGAATTGGAACAGACTGGTCCCAAGCAAACTTAACTTCCCCTGGAACTACACAACCTTCTCCTTATGATAGGATAGGAATAGTAACCAGATTACCTTTATCAATAGAACATAAAATTACAAAAAATTTATCATTAGGATTTAAAGTTTATCCTACACTTGGTCCAACAATATTTCTCACAAAACCAAAAATAGTATTTGAAGGGATAAGATTTAAATTCTTTGCAATCGGGTTTATTAGAGTTCTCATGTAA
- the manA gene encoding mannose-6-phosphate isomerase, class I encodes MRADNIFLMKNEIKEYDWGGTSFIPSLLGQKEDGLPKAEMWLGAHKTFSSKILVDGQYVSLCDFLENHQELLGCESELSFLFKVLSVQKPLSIQIHPSKDIALKGFELENDKGIDINDSKRIYKDKNPKIELVYALSDFYALKGFLPLFEIKSIYKKLKLDFHFATHKEFIKIIFSLQKFEIEDAINRVKKNLSFINDFRAYWFNEIYKIYGSDIGLLVFLGMYIFKLSSGEVLYTESQEVHAYLQGDCLELMTNSDNVIRAGLTTKYIDKDEMLKVGRFEEGVFSLLRGKEIDGFNVFKLPDTNLSLFQKNINEEICFERDGVMILLVMNGEIRINNEVCLKKGESIFIGNCGEKLLICGNGEIFIALSL; translated from the coding sequence ATGAGAGCTGATAATATATTTTTGATGAAAAATGAAATTAAGGAATATGATTGGGGTGGAACTAGTTTCATCCCTTCTCTTCTGGGACAAAAAGAAGATGGGTTGCCTAAGGCTGAGATGTGGCTTGGAGCACATAAGACATTTTCTAGTAAAATATTAGTTGATGGTCAGTATGTTTCTCTTTGTGATTTTTTAGAAAATCATCAAGAGCTTTTGGGATGTGAGAGTGAATTATCATTTTTATTTAAAGTTCTCTCAGTCCAAAAGCCTTTATCAATTCAAATACATCCCTCAAAAGATATTGCTTTAAAAGGATTTGAACTTGAGAATGATAAAGGGATAGATATTAATGATTCTAAGCGAATTTATAAGGATAAAAATCCAAAGATAGAACTTGTTTATGCATTAAGTGATTTTTATGCTCTTAAAGGATTTCTTCCCCTTTTTGAAATCAAGAGTATATATAAAAAATTGAAATTAGATTTTCATTTTGCAACCCATAAAGAGTTTATAAAAATTATATTTAGTTTGCAAAAGTTTGAAATTGAGGATGCTATTAATCGAGTGAAAAAAAATTTAAGTTTCATAAATGATTTTAGAGCTTATTGGTTTAATGAAATTTATAAGATTTATGGGTCAGATATTGGTCTTTTGGTATTTTTAGGGATGTATATTTTTAAGTTAAGTTCAGGTGAGGTGCTTTATACAGAGAGTCAAGAAGTTCATGCTTATCTTCAGGGTGATTGTCTTGAACTTATGACTAATTCTGACAATGTGATTAGGGCAGGTCTTACCACTAAATATATTGACAAAGATGAAATGCTTAAGGTTGGTAGATTTGAAGAGGGCGTATTTTCATTATTGAGGGGGAAGGAAATTGATGGGTTTAATGTATTTAAGCTTCCAGATACTAATTTAAGTTTATTTCAAAAAAATATAAATGAAGAGATCTGCTTTGAAAGGGATGGTGTAATGATATTGTTAGTTATGAATGGAGAAATTCGGATTAATAATGAGGTTTGCCTTAAGAAGGGCGAAAGCATATTTATAGGAAATTGTGGTGAGAAATTATTGATTTGTGGAAATGGAGAAATTTTTATTGCACTATCTTTATAA